In Rhipicephalus microplus isolate Deutch F79 chromosome 7, USDA_Rmic, whole genome shotgun sequence, one genomic interval encodes:
- the LOC119180365 gene encoding uncharacterized protein LOC119180365 has protein sequence MSAPQVPYPHQAPFPSQQPSFPQMPYDPPPPYNPHAGNDGYPQPGWITTPQAPQQPPSQPQQPQATVFNPAAQGYVKQGSTYVPTGQPGLVPPAGYYPSGGQPVPSGGYYNGTTQQPMPGGYYPGQPAPPPGANQGYYGATGYPGGNTVVVREQTQETSRMDDLAKCCLGTCCLTWFCCWLTD, from the exons ATGTCCGCACCCCAAGTCCCTTACCCCCACCAGGCCCCCTTTCcttcccagcagccttcatttccCCAGATGCCCTATGATCCTCCACCGCCTTACAACCCACATGCGGGCAACGACGGATACCCACAGCCAGGATGGATAACCACACCTCAGGCACCACAGCAACCTCCATCTCAGCCACAGCAACCACAGGCTACAGTCTTCAACCCAGCTGCTCAG GGTTACGTAAAGCAAGGGTCAACATACGTGCCCACTGGTCAGCCTGGTCTCGTGCCGCCAGCAGGGTACTACCCGTCAGGCGGTCAGCCAGTGCCCTCCGGCGGCTACTACAATGGCACCACACAGCAGCCCATGCCTGGAGGCTACTACCCTGGACAACCTGCGCCACCTCCAGGTGCTAATCAGGGATACTACGGGGCAACTGGTTACCCCGGGGGCAACACAGT TGTCGTCCGCGAGCAGACCCAAGAGACAAGCCGCATGGACGACCTGGCGAAGTGCTGCCTCGGTACCTGCTGCCTGACGTGGTTCTGCTGTTGGCTGACGGACTAG